DNA sequence from the Nakaseomyces glabratus chromosome E, complete sequence genome:
AGGGTGCAAAACTTTTTGGATGAGGAGGATACTCAAAAGTATAACCAATTGAAAGTTGCACCAGATGGTAATAAACTAGCTTTTGAGAATGCAACTATAGCGTGGAGTAACAATAACCAAGATTTCAAGCTGAAAGATTTGGACATTAACTTCAAGATTGGAAAATTGAATGTCGTAATTGGTCCCACAGGTTCTGGTAAAACTTCTTTACTTTTGGCTTTATTAGGTGAGATGCAACTGTTGAGTGGACGTATTGTTGTTCCATCACTAGATGCGCGTCATGAAATGCTAATCGATAGTGATGGTATGACAAATTCGATAGCATATTGCTCTCAAAGTGCATGGCTTTTGAATGATACTGTAAGAAACAACATCTTATTCTATTCTCCTTATAATGAGGATAGATATAAGGAGGTAATTATTGCTTGTGGTTTGAAACGTGATTTTGAGTTGTTTGATGCTGGCGACCAGACAGAAATTGGTGAAAAAGGTATAACACTTTCAGGAGGCCAAAAACAAAGGATATCTTTGGCCAGAGCACTTTATAGCAATTGTCGACACTTACTTCTCGATGATTGCTTGAGTGCTGTGGATTCTCATACTGCAGCCTGGATATATGATAATTGTATCACCGGTCCACTAATGGAAGGAAGGACTTGTGTTCTAGTCTCTCATAACATTGCCCTAACCTTGAAAAACGCAGAACTAGTAGTAATGCTAGAAAATGGTAGAATTACGAATAGAGGTGATCCTATCTCATTATTAAAGGATGGAATTTTAGGAGAGGATGAGCTCGTCAAGAGTAGTATTCTTTCTCGTAATAACTCTACTTCAAATTTTGCTAACAGTTCCGCTGATCTTAGAAAAATGGCAGACGAGAGCAATGCCCGTAAACCTGAAGAATCAGAAAACCctgatttgaaaaagggTAAATTGATCATGGAAGAGACGAAATCGGAGGGTGTAGTTGGGAAAGATGTCTATTTATGGTATTTGAACGTTTTTGGTGGCTGGAAAATTATGTGTTTCTTGTTATTAATCTTTATTACGACACAAATGGTCCAAATTAGTCAATCTTGGTGGGTTAGGGCTTGGGTTTCAAGAAAGTTAAAAGTTGGTTTACAATTCTGGTCTACGAATAAACTATTCACCACTAATGTTCCCTTATTGGAACTGAAACAGCATTGGTTATCAACTGGTACATATCTAAATTCAAATGTCTCTCCATTGAAGGGAAAAAACGCTACCCATACAACATTGTACTACCTTTCGATTTACTTTGCTATAGGTATTACACAAGCCTTGTTTGCTGGTACTAAAACCGTTATCAACTTTGTTGCAGGCATCAATGCTTCACGCAGAATATTTAAGAAACTACTTTCCAAGGTACTCCATTCTCGTTTGAGATTTATCGACTCCACACCAATTGGTCGTATTATGAATCGTTTTTCCAAGGATATTGAAGCCGTAGATCAAGAGTTGACTCCCTTTTTAGAAGCTGCCTTTTTCTGTTTGGTCCAATGCATTTCgacaataatattaattacaTTCATTACCCCACAATTCTTATTTGTGGCTGTTCTTGTCTGCgttttgtattatttgGTGGGTTACTTCTATATTAATACTTCAAGAGAACTCAAGAGAATAGAATCGATAACAAAATCACCAATTTATCAACACTTTTCAGAAACACTAACCGGTGTTGCTACAATTAGAGCATTTGGCGATGAGATTAGATTCATAATGCACAATCTAGAAAAGATcgatgaaaataataaaccATTTTTTTACCTGTGGGTTGCCAATAGGTGGCTAGCTTTCAGAATTGATATGATTGGTGCTCTAATTATTTTTGGATCCGGTGTATTTATTCTATTAAACTTAAATAGAATTGATTCTGGTATGGCTGGTATTTCTCTCACGTATGCTATTTCATTTACTGAAGGCGCTCTTTGGTTGGTGAGATTCTATTCAACGGTTGAAATGAACATGAATTCAGTGGAAAGACTAAAGGAATACATGGATGTTCCACAAGAACCATATAACGAAGGTACTATCACTACTTCGACCAATTGGCCAACAGAAGGAAAAATTGAAGTTAAGGATTTGTCTCTGAGATATGCAGAAAATCTTCCAAGAGTTATCAAAGAAGTTTCATTTGACATTGAACCTCATAACATGGTTGGCATTGTTGGCCGTACAGGTGCAGGTAAATCCACTATTATAACTGCACTTTTCAGATTTTTAGAACCAGAAACGGGATCAATTAAAATTGACGGAATAGACATCACTTCAATCGATCTACAAACACTAAGAAGATCGATAACAATCATCCCTCAAGATCCAACCTTGTTTACTGGTACTATTAGGTCTAATCTAGACCCATTTGGTAAATATCCAGATGAGGAGATTTTCAGAGTTTTGCATAGAGTTAATTTAATAGACGACGATGAAATGACTGCTCAAAGTAGTGATAATAATTCCTTATCTTCTGATAACGTAAAcaagtttttgaatttggaaaatgaaataacGGAGGGAGGTAATAATTTATCTCAAGGTCAAAAGCAGTTAATGTGTTTAGCTAGAGCATTATTGAGAAATCCGAAGGTAATTTTATTAGATGAAGCAACGGCTTCAATTGATTATGCCTCTGATGCAAAAATCCAGCAAACTATTAGAAATGTATTTGATAAGAGTACTGTATTGACAATTGCTCACAGATTGAGGTCAGTTATAGATTACGATAAGATTCTAGTAATGGATGCTGGTGAAGTCATTGAATATGATCAGCCATATACTTTATTGTTGGATAAAAACAGTCATTTTTACTCGATGTGTGAGCAAAGTGGTGAGCTTGAGACTTTGATAGATTTAGCTAAAAAGGCCTttgttaaaaaaatgaatgcGGAGTAGGTAACAAGGCGGCTCAATATTacttaatatttatattcttATATGATCTCTTATGAAGGTACTAAAAAGTAGGTTAATAGAATACAGGAAAATGTTGTATAAGATATATTGCACAAACATGTAAAAATCTATAATTACTACTTACTTTGGATCATACATAGTAGATACTCTCATATAAACAAATCAGATATATActgaaattaataataagCTTTCCATTCCGTAATACGTAGCCCATCTGAGAGCGTTGTGGTTTTTGAAACAAGTCGATAGTTGAACAAGAAAGGTAGCATGATAAATTTGACAAACCAGAATAAAACACAAGAAAGCAAAATTGCAACAGATGCAACCTCATATGGTGGAAGAAAAGCTATCTTGTTGGCAGATTGATCGCCAAAGAATGGTCCTACAACTAAGTAGGTGCATAATAAAATCATTGAGTAGACACCTAAAGTAGAAGCCTTTATACTGTTATCGTGTTCTTGGTATGTCTTTTGTCTTCTAAATAGCAGCAAACCGACAGCAACCAACAATAGGAAAACTTGGTTACCATAACCCTCTACTGAAATCAAGTAATTGAACGACGACCCTTCGCTAGGTAAGATAATTATCCAAGTGCAAGTCAGTAAGGCACAAGTTAGTAGTGAAAACAATGGGGCATCCCAAGGCCAATTTCTAGCAAGTACCTTGCTGAAGGGTAAGTAACCCTCTCTGAATATTTCCTGGTTAACTCTTGAAATTCCATATATCACAACAATAACATTAGATGCTGCAGATACAGCCACAGAACCGGTCATTAGGGCACCACCAACTTGAGCACCAAATAGTTTTTTGAATAGAACAGACCCTACTAATGGACCAGCATTagcaatttcttcataAGATAGAACCTTGGTGTATGCCACGTTCATTAAAGTATAACATAGAGCACATATAGCTAGAGAGCATAAACCAGAGATTTTAAGCGTTCTAGCTGGGTTTTTAACCTCTGAAGTCACAGAGTGAACACTATCCCATCCGGCAAAACAGAAGAATGCGCTGATAAAGGCGGATGCCAGAGAATTTAAAGAGAATGCCGACTTGTCCtggaaagagaagaatgGGCTGTCCCATTGCGTTACCGTAGGAGCATCATATATCATTATAGCGTAAAATCCAGTAAGACACATCATTAGTATAAGCATTAATTTAACAACGCCAAGTGCATTTTGGATGTATATTCCACTTCTTACTGAAATTCCATGAATTGCAGT
Encoded proteins:
- a CDS encoding uncharacterized protein (CAGL0E03982g~Ortholog(s) have role in drug transport, response to metal ion and fungal-type vacuole membrane, mitochondrion, ribosome localization), encoding MSRGTYKGLQKFWDFDDITQYGRVHYIEFVAPVVLTLGLSMFVVQNIARHYYRYDILKQKKTSVIEELLLDEQALGEELNRQGEHEEVDPLLPRERQTSQYQSLQKYFSGDDSLKEKHFSIERIQPIKTNGRPHGNPIIVKRDFLEKSRVIIEFLLVGFEVMLQLYRFLHLSSTKKEFMKQSSSALFIEWCFLLFVVAARLVNINDDVKWVNLYPGNLWSVSFFAYMIIFFTYILPFRSVLIGNITDKILQRYYITQTFVTGALFLNLFTARIGNHHAILYDSGEGVYPSPEPVASIATFIGWSWLDKMVWKAHQVTLEKGDVWGLVMEDYSMFVVKRFDRFKQKFATKRHFSTFLFIFFSKYLLLQAFWAALDGIITFIPTILLKRILEYVDDPTTASANLAWFYVFGMLACRIFVAITQAQALFFGRRVCIRLKSIIISEVYSKALRRSVAANNKFGDEEPNKADANQDNDTLANLNDGDKESSEKDQTSNIGAIINLMAVDAFKVSEICAYLHTFIEAMVMSVVAFSLLYKLLGYAAIVGILIVIGMIPVNFKLVSLMGKYQKKALGITDKRIQKLNEALQAIRIIKFFSWEDNFFSEIDEIREAEIQMYINKAYAWAFSAFIWFLTPTIVTGASFTVYIYVQKQVLTAPVAFTALALFQLLKQPLDQLSNMLSYVIQSKVSLDRVQNFLDEEDTQKYNQLKVAPDGNKLAFENATIAWSNNNQDFKLKDLDINFKIGKLNVVIGPTGSGKTSLLLALLGEMQLLSGRIVVPSLDARHEMLIDSDGMTNSIAYCSQSAWLLNDTVRNNILFYSPYNEDRYKEVIIACGLKRDFELFDAGDQTEIGEKGITLSGGQKQRISLARALYSNCRHLLLDDCLSAVDSHTAAWIYDNCITGPLMEGRTCVLVSHNIALTLKNAELVVMLENGRITNRGDPISLLKDGILGEDELVKSSILSRNNSTSNFANSSADLRKMADESNARKPEESENPDLKKGKLIMEETKSEGVVGKDVYLWYLNVFGGWKIMCFLLLIFITTQMVQISQSWWVRAWVSRKLKVGLQFWSTNKLFTTNVPLLELKQHWLSTGTYLNSNVSPLKGKNATHTTLYYLSIYFAIGITQALFAGTKTVINFVAGINASRRIFKKLLSKVLHSRLRFIDSTPIGRIMNRFSKDIEAVDQELTPFLEAAFFCLVQCISTIILITFITPQFLFVAVLVCVLYYLVGYFYINTSRELKRIESITKSPIYQHFSETLTGVATIRAFGDEIRFIMHNLEKIDENNKPFFYLWVANRWLAFRIDMIGALIIFGSGVFILLNLNRIDSGMAGISLTYAISFTEGALWLVRFYSTVEMNMNSVERLKEYMDVPQEPYNEGTITTSTNWPTEGKIEVKDLSLRYAENLPRVIKEVSFDIEPHNMVGIVGRTGAGKSTIITALFRFLEPETGSIKIDGIDITSIDLQTLRRSITIIPQDPTLFTGTIRSNLDPFGKYPDEEIFRVLHRVNLIDDDEMTAQSSDNNSLSSDNVNKFLNLENEITEGGNNLSQGQKQLMCLARALLRNPKVILLDEATASIDYASDAKIQQTIRNVFDKSTVLTIAHRLRSVIDYDKILVMDAGEVIEYDQPYTLLLDKNSHFYSMCEQSGELETLIDLAKKAFVKKMNAE
- the MUP3 gene encoding Mup3p (CAGL0E04004g~Ortholog(s) have L-methionine transmembrane transporter activity, role in methionine import and fungal-type vacuole localization) produces the protein MSKDHEVVPLLYDNDLEVGSYESLPREEKYLDEHEVPQGRHLGIFSTTVLFISRMVGSGIFSTPSNIFVSCGGNSFIFFTVWLLTALFAYAGLYIFLEFGYHLPRSGGRKVFLEHSFTHPKLLMSVTVACYSIFSGVALSGSVVFGKYFLAAIGYGSETYNAGNTSKYISIGFVVLATAIHGISVRSGIYIQNALGVVKLMLILMMCLTGFYAIMIYDAPTVTQWDSPFFSFQDKSAFSLNSLASAFISAFFCFAGWDSVHSVTSEVKNPARTLKISGLCSLAICALCYTLMNVAYTKVLSYEEIANAGPLVGSVLFKKLFGAQVGGALMTGSVAVSAASNVIVVIYGISRVNQEIFREGYLPFSKVLARNWPWDAPLFSLLTCALLTCTWIIILPSEGSSFNYLISVEGYGNQVFLLLVAVGLLLFRRQKTYQEHDNSIKASTLGVYSMILLCTYLVVGPFFGDQSANKIAFLPPYEVASVAILLSCVLFWFVKFIMLPFLFNYRLVSKTTTLSDGLRITEWKAYY